A window of the Streptomyces luomodiensis genome harbors these coding sequences:
- a CDS encoding ABC transporter permease encodes MTATGTFLPRPGAAPLPAMIRAQAALETRMLLRNGEQLLLTVVIPSLLLVLFSTVDIVDTGADGSAVDFLAPGVLALAVLSTAFTGQAIATGFERRYGVLKRLAVSPLPRWGLMTAKTCAVLVTEVLQIVLLTAIALALGWSPHGDPLSVALLLILGTAAFSGLGLLMAGTLKAEATLAAANLVFLLLLVGGGVIVSLDKFPGAVRGVLELLPISALSGGLRDVLQDGGGMPWRDLAILAVWAVLGLGAAARLFRWE; translated from the coding sequence CCGCTCCCGGCGATGATCCGCGCGCAGGCCGCGCTGGAGACCCGGATGCTGCTGCGCAACGGCGAGCAGCTGCTGCTGACCGTCGTCATCCCGTCGCTGCTGCTGGTGCTCTTCAGCACCGTCGACATCGTCGACACGGGCGCGGACGGCAGCGCGGTGGACTTCCTGGCGCCCGGTGTGCTGGCGCTGGCCGTGCTGTCCACGGCGTTCACCGGACAGGCCATCGCCACCGGCTTCGAGCGGCGCTACGGCGTGCTGAAGCGGCTCGCCGTCTCGCCCCTGCCGCGGTGGGGCCTGATGACCGCCAAGACCTGCGCGGTGCTGGTCACCGAGGTGCTGCAGATCGTGCTGCTGACCGCGATCGCGCTGGCCCTCGGCTGGTCGCCGCACGGCGACCCGCTCTCCGTGGCGCTGCTGCTGATCCTCGGCACGGCGGCGTTCTCCGGCCTCGGGCTGCTGATGGCGGGCACCCTGAAGGCCGAGGCGACCCTGGCCGCCGCCAATCTGGTCTTCCTGCTGCTGCTGGTGGGCGGCGGGGTGATCGTGTCGCTGGACAAGTTCCCCGGCGCCGTGCGGGGCGTACTGGAGCTGCTGCCGATCTCGGCGCTCTCGGGCGGGCTGCGGGACGTGCTCCAGGACGGGGGCGGGATGCCGTGGCGGGATCTGGCGATCCTGGCGGTGTGGGCGGTGCTGGGGCTGGGCGCGGCCGCGCGCCTCTTCCGCTGGGAGTGA
- a CDS encoding COX15/CtaA family protein: MPNSLNPLELIARRWQPSARFVERAALATVVMAVVIVVTGGAVRLTESGLGCDTWPKCTSGSLTPTSDMGIHGAIEFTNRMLTYVLCVFVGVLIIAARARTPVRRSLTRLGWTQFWIVMGNAVVGGIVVLTGLNPYIVSSHFLLSSALLTVAMVVWQRAREGDAEPRDLVARPVRQLTWLLVGATLALILIGTVVTGAGPHAGDAREVHRIPLNWQEITQLHVDFVYIVLGLTVALWFTLRAVKAPAAQRRTVLELLVVLLLQGVVGYVQYFTHLPEVIVGLHMFGSCLVWIAALRVLLGQRERAALPASPPSPTGGHEAVQPEPAASSR, translated from the coding sequence GTGCCGAATTCGCTGAATCCGCTGGAGCTGATCGCCCGGCGCTGGCAGCCCTCCGCGCGCTTCGTGGAGCGGGCCGCGCTGGCCACCGTGGTGATGGCCGTGGTCATCGTCGTGACCGGAGGCGCGGTCCGGCTCACCGAGTCCGGGCTGGGCTGTGACACCTGGCCCAAATGCACCTCCGGCAGCCTGACGCCGACCTCCGACATGGGCATCCACGGCGCCATCGAGTTCACCAACCGCATGCTGACGTACGTCCTGTGCGTCTTCGTCGGCGTGCTGATCATCGCCGCGCGGGCCCGCACCCCGGTGCGCCGCTCCCTCACCCGGCTCGGCTGGACACAGTTCTGGATCGTGATGGGCAACGCCGTCGTCGGCGGCATCGTGGTCCTCACCGGGCTCAACCCGTACATCGTCAGCTCGCACTTCCTGCTGTCCTCCGCGCTGCTCACGGTCGCGATGGTGGTCTGGCAGCGGGCCCGCGAGGGAGACGCCGAGCCACGCGATCTGGTCGCCCGCCCGGTGCGCCAGCTGACCTGGCTGCTGGTCGGCGCGACCCTCGCGCTGATCCTGATCGGCACCGTGGTCACCGGGGCCGGACCGCACGCGGGCGACGCCCGGGAGGTGCACCGGATCCCGCTGAACTGGCAGGAGATCACCCAGCTGCACGTGGACTTCGTCTACATCGTGCTGGGCCTCACCGTCGCCCTGTGGTTCACGCTGCGGGCCGTGAAGGCCCCCGCCGCCCAGCGCCGGACGGTCCTGGAGCTCCTCGTCGTGCTGCTCCTCCAGGGCGTGGTCGGGTACGTGCAGTACTTCACCCATCTGCCCGAGGTGATCGTCGGCCTCCATATGTTCGGCTCCTGCCTGGTGTGGATCGCGGCCCTGCGGGTGCTGCTCGGCCAGCGCGAGCGCGCCGCGCTCCCGGCGTCCCCGCCCAGCCCCACGGGCGGCCACGAGGCCGTTCAGCCCGAGCCGGCCGCGTCCAGCCGGTAG
- a CDS encoding amidohydrolase: MHEATDFPDSPDTLGAPAGPVPRDGPGPVAGRIALPPLVDQHSHGTVHGELGLGSFETHLAAAAGSGAAPVGTTFFDSWTGLAVRRWCPPLLGMEPHCAPVSYLARRRELGAYHAARLLLRGAGIGTFLLESGARDDLSTAEELAAAADGTVHEVIRLEPLAEQVADTSGTVDAFIGNTAEALYAAAQHATAFAMGITFCDEIPPDPREVRRAAARWLALTVRPARDRAPDPALAQHLLWSAVATGLPVQLHCADPQPLTGFLRATAGFGTDLVLLPGRPHHRRAAQLAAAFPHVYADAGLRPAETLGEAPFGKLLFSTGARALPELYVTASRLFGQAMARLAEEWVGEGICTRAEAQRIAGLVAAGTARRVYRLDAAGSG, encoded by the coding sequence ATGCACGAGGCGACGGACTTCCCGGACTCCCCGGACACCCTGGGCGCCCCGGCCGGCCCGGTCCCCCGGGACGGGCCGGGCCCGGTGGCGGGACGGATCGCCCTGCCGCCGCTGGTCGACCAGCACAGCCACGGCACGGTCCACGGCGAGCTGGGGCTGGGCTCGTTCGAGACCCATCTGGCGGCCGCCGCCGGGTCGGGCGCGGCCCCGGTCGGCACCACCTTCTTCGACAGCTGGACCGGCCTGGCCGTGCGCCGCTGGTGCCCGCCGCTGCTGGGGATGGAGCCGCACTGCGCGCCCGTCAGCTATCTCGCCCGCCGCCGTGAGCTGGGCGCCTACCACGCCGCGCGGCTGCTGCTGCGCGGCGCCGGCATCGGCACCTTCCTGCTGGAGTCCGGTGCCCGGGACGACCTCAGCACCGCCGAGGAGCTGGCCGCGGCCGCCGACGGCACGGTCCATGAGGTGATCCGCCTGGAGCCGCTGGCCGAGCAGGTCGCCGACACCTCCGGCACGGTGGACGCCTTCATCGGCAACACCGCCGAGGCGCTGTACGCGGCGGCCCAGCACGCGACCGCCTTCGCCATGGGGATCACCTTCTGCGACGAGATCCCGCCCGATCCGCGCGAGGTGCGGCGCGCCGCCGCCCGCTGGCTCGCGCTCACCGTACGCCCGGCCCGGGACCGCGCCCCCGACCCCGCGCTCGCCCAGCACCTGCTGTGGAGCGCCGTCGCGACCGGCCTTCCGGTGCAGCTGCACTGCGCCGATCCGCAGCCGCTCACCGGCTTCCTGCGCGCCACGGCGGGCTTCGGCACCGATCTGGTGCTGCTGCCCGGCCGGCCGCACCACCGGCGGGCGGCCCAGCTGGCCGCGGCCTTCCCGCACGTCTACGCGGACGCCGGGCTCCGGCCCGCGGAGACCCTGGGCGAGGCGCCCTTCGGCAAGCTGCTCTTCTCGACCGGCGCGCGGGCGCTGCCCGAGCTGTATGTGACCGCGTCCCGGCTGTTCGGCCAGGCCATGGCCCGGCTGGCGGAGGAGTGGGTCGGCGAGGGGATCTGCACCCGGGCCGAGGCCCAGCGGATCGCCGGGCTGGTCGCGGCCGGGACCGCGCGCCGGGTCTACCGGCTGGACGCGGCCGGCTCGGGCTGA